A portion of the Edaphobacter lichenicola genome contains these proteins:
- a CDS encoding GWxTD domain-containing protein, translating into MTTSRRFASGTAFLFLAMMGAGVLAAQQTPGGSTEPDGVTKGPTVTEQPDPLKRPLSDQEKIAQRKALKQELKGVYKKWVDEDVRWIITDQELQAFKSLSNDEERDQFIENFWLRRNPNPDSPENEFREEHYARIAYANDHFAAGKPGWRTDRGHIYIAYGKADSIDSHPSGGSYERPMEEGGGNTSTFPFEIWHYRYLEGIGDNVDIEFVDTCMCGDYHMTIDRSEKDALKHVPGAGQTMYEQTGQSKQADRFSGGGLEQLGAGPLSSQNQSKQFDRLDRYAKLMAPPEIKFKDMESFMATSKILTGPPFLFDVRTDYVKVTNDTILVPVTLQIRNSDITFTNKDGVAMGTVNILGRVSNLNHKPIQTFEDTVSVQVPSELLARKRSDLSVYWKSLPLRPGLYKIDIVIKDVNNPDHIGRWERSLNVPQYDDDRLSSSSLILADQMERVPSKDIGAGNFIIGDTRIRPRVSTGVAVPVTFHRAQSLNFWMQVYNLGIDEKSKQNGATIEYQILDMATNTTVLQAQELTSKTNPNADQVTIEKSLPLASLQPGKYQVSIKVNDGITKQQIAESASFIVD; encoded by the coding sequence ATGACAACTTCTCGGCGCTTTGCATCCGGCACGGCTTTTCTCTTCCTTGCGATGATGGGAGCGGGTGTTTTAGCAGCGCAGCAAACGCCTGGTGGTTCTACGGAGCCCGATGGCGTAACAAAGGGCCCCACGGTTACAGAGCAGCCGGATCCGCTGAAGCGTCCGTTGAGCGATCAGGAGAAGATCGCACAGCGGAAGGCGCTGAAGCAGGAATTAAAGGGCGTTTATAAGAAGTGGGTGGATGAGGATGTTCGCTGGATCATTACCGACCAGGAGTTGCAGGCGTTCAAGAGTTTAAGCAACGACGAAGAACGCGACCAGTTTATTGAAAACTTCTGGTTGCGCCGCAATCCGAATCCCGACTCTCCTGAGAATGAGTTCCGCGAAGAGCACTACGCACGCATTGCGTATGCGAACGACCATTTTGCTGCCGGCAAGCCTGGCTGGAGGACGGATCGCGGACATATTTATATCGCTTACGGTAAGGCGGACAGCATCGACTCCCATCCGAGCGGCGGCAGCTACGAGCGGCCGATGGAAGAGGGCGGCGGTAATACTTCTACCTTCCCGTTCGAGATATGGCACTACCGCTATCTCGAGGGTATTGGCGACAACGTCGACATCGAGTTTGTAGACACCTGCATGTGCGGCGACTACCACATGACGATTGACCGGTCGGAGAAGGATGCGCTGAAGCATGTTCCGGGAGCCGGCCAGACGATGTACGAGCAGACGGGCCAGTCCAAGCAGGCAGACCGGTTTTCAGGTGGCGGTCTGGAGCAGCTTGGTGCGGGGCCGCTCTCGTCCCAGAACCAGAGCAAGCAGTTTGATCGGTTGGATCGCTATGCCAAGCTGATGGCTCCCCCTGAGATCAAGTTCAAGGATATGGAGTCGTTTATGGCGACCTCCAAGATTTTGACTGGACCACCATTTTTATTTGACGTTCGGACAGACTACGTCAAGGTGACGAACGATACGATTCTGGTCCCGGTGACGCTGCAGATCAGGAACAGCGACATCACGTTCACCAATAAAGACGGAGTCGCCATGGGCACAGTGAACATCCTGGGTCGCGTGTCGAACCTGAACCATAAGCCGATTCAGACTTTTGAAGATACGGTGAGTGTGCAGGTGCCGAGCGAGTTGCTGGCCCGCAAGCGATCGGATCTGTCGGTTTACTGGAAGTCTCTTCCGTTACGGCCTGGGCTTTACAAGATCGATATCGTGATCAAGGACGTCAACAACCCGGATCACATCGGCAGATGGGAGCGCAGTTTGAATGTTCCCCAATACGATGATGACCGACTATCTTCTTCGTCGCTGATTCTGGCGGACCAGATGGAACGGGTACCCTCGAAAGATATTGGAGCTGGCAATTTTATTATTGGAGATACGCGAATTCGCCCGCGTGTCTCGACCGGAGTCGCAGTTCCTGTTACATTTCATCGTGCACAGAGTCTGAACTTCTGGATGCAGGTGTATAACCTTGGTATCGATGAAAAAAGCAAACAGAACGGTGCGACCATCGAGTATCAGATTCTGGACATGGCGACCAATACGACAGTGTTGCAGGCACAAGAGCTGACGTCGAAGACCAATCCGAATGCGGACCAGGTCACGATTGAAAAGAGTTTGCCGCTGGCAAGCTTGCAGCCAGGAAAATATCAGGTAAGCATCAAAGTAAATGACGGAATAACGAAGCAGCAGATCGCAGAATCTGCATCCTTCATCGTAGATTAG
- a CDS encoding carboxypeptidase-like regulatory domain-containing protein: MDRTAIDAQDGFTVQRPQVKIAFLSLMLLTAACRVAVGQGATVSGVVRDAQGVAQLGALVQVIAADSAMAGTAFTDLHGRYFIPHLGPGEYQVRASAALFVPALRSNLQLRSGAQAVVNLTLNTLFESTTWLPAERRKADEPGDDWKWTLRSAANRPILRLADDGDVIVVSSSATESSKGAERARSEMTAGDGGFGSNGVHTVFAIDKVLDDGAALTLHMDMGAPIGPTSLGPSTEVATGYGMRLGMGGAARTVLSYQSHPEMMGPDGSSGLQSMQIASAQQMQLGDMVDVEAGGTVYVVRTSGYASGSRPFLKVNAHPTETWTVGYRMATSQELQSFAGLDTVKRELPVATIYDGKVQTEGGLHQEFSVGRKTGRGFVQIAYYRDSLSRVAVAGGGALSAADIAETGQDGGSGILADSTTGNFRFLGDGYKTQGLNLTLTEPLSPNMWIAVEYGTGAGLAEKDGVVIALPTLGASLAPRSAETATIALRGRVIRSGTAVRAAYRWQPTRLVTAVDPYAPFSDQAYLSCYLRQALRLGNLLPPGLDATIDVTNLLAQGYRPFMSDDGQMLFLAQAPRTIQAGLAFTF; encoded by the coding sequence TTGGATAGGACAGCCATCGACGCGCAGGACGGCTTTACTGTGCAACGGCCCCAGGTGAAGATCGCGTTTCTGTCGCTGATGCTGCTGACTGCAGCCTGCCGCGTTGCTGTGGGTCAAGGTGCCACGGTATCCGGTGTGGTTCGCGACGCGCAGGGAGTGGCTCAGTTGGGCGCCCTGGTTCAGGTGATAGCGGCTGATTCCGCCATGGCAGGGACGGCGTTTACCGACCTGCACGGACGATACTTTATCCCCCACCTCGGTCCAGGAGAATATCAGGTAAGAGCCAGCGCGGCGTTGTTTGTGCCAGCGCTACGGTCTAATTTGCAGCTTCGTTCTGGAGCGCAGGCGGTTGTAAATCTCACGTTGAATACGCTGTTCGAGTCGACGACGTGGCTTCCAGCGGAGCGGCGCAAAGCAGATGAGCCGGGTGACGATTGGAAGTGGACTCTGCGCTCTGCTGCGAACCGGCCTATCCTGCGGCTGGCTGACGATGGTGACGTCATCGTGGTTTCGTCAAGCGCAACGGAGTCGTCGAAGGGTGCCGAACGAGCCCGTAGCGAGATGACAGCTGGGGATGGCGGCTTCGGAAGTAACGGTGTGCATACTGTCTTCGCTATCGACAAGGTATTGGACGATGGGGCCGCCCTGACGCTGCATATGGATATGGGGGCACCAATCGGACCTACTTCGCTTGGACCGTCGACAGAAGTAGCGACCGGATACGGGATGCGTTTGGGAATGGGCGGCGCGGCGAGGACGGTGCTGAGTTATCAGTCGCATCCGGAGATGATGGGTCCGGATGGATCTTCCGGGCTTCAGTCGATGCAGATAGCGAGCGCTCAGCAGATGCAGTTGGGGGACATGGTTGATGTTGAGGCTGGCGGTACGGTTTATGTTGTGCGGACTTCGGGCTATGCGTCCGGTTCGCGACCGTTCCTGAAGGTAAACGCGCATCCGACCGAAACCTGGACCGTGGGATATCGGATGGCGACGTCGCAGGAGCTTCAATCGTTTGCTGGACTGGATACGGTCAAACGAGAGTTGCCGGTTGCGACGATCTATGACGGAAAGGTGCAGACCGAGGGTGGACTGCATCAGGAGTTTTCTGTGGGCCGGAAGACCGGTCGTGGGTTTGTCCAGATTGCTTATTATCGGGACTCTCTTAGCCGCGTGGCCGTTGCGGGTGGCGGTGCGTTGAGTGCAGCCGATATTGCGGAGACCGGGCAAGACGGTGGGAGCGGGATTCTGGCCGATTCGACGACGGGGAACTTTCGGTTTCTAGGAGACGGATATAAGACGCAAGGACTGAATCTGACTCTGACTGAGCCATTGTCTCCGAATATGTGGATTGCGGTGGAGTATGGCACTGGGGCTGGGCTGGCTGAAAAGGATGGAGTGGTGATCGCGCTGCCGACGCTTGGGGCAAGTCTGGCACCGCGAAGTGCAGAGACAGCGACGATTGCGTTGCGCGGGCGAGTGATTCGAAGCGGAACGGCGGTTCGGGCCGCTTATCGCTGGCAGCCGACGCGACTGGTGACTGCGGTTGATCCGTACGCTCCGTTTAGCGATCAGGCGTACTTGAGCTGCTATCTGCGCCAGGCGCTGCGGCTGGGTAACTTGCTGCCACCTGGACTGGACGCAACGATCGATGTGACGAATCTGCTGGCGCAGGGGTATCGTCCGTTTATGTCGGATGATGGGCAGATGCTGTTTCTAGCGCAGGCGCCGCGCACGATTCAGGCTGGGCTCGCGTTTACCTTCTAA
- a CDS encoding peroxiredoxin family protein has product MRADIVPGAVFPDYELTDHTAKRRKLSELQGQDPLVLVLSRGGFCPKDRRQAEGLVELHREMEVGYCKLVTVSTDNLAETNEARAGIGAHWTFLSDAGRVIQKDLDIAEYTDTMHNPMIPYTIVLEPGLVVSKIYNGYWYFGRPTLEELRQDLRAVLKKCRPDWDITDAAHKAAWQRGEKDGFYPYGKSYAAVFGEQD; this is encoded by the coding sequence ATGCGAGCAGATATTGTGCCTGGGGCTGTATTTCCTGACTACGAACTGACCGATCACACAGCGAAGCGCCGCAAGCTCTCTGAGTTGCAAGGACAAGATCCGTTGGTCCTGGTGCTGAGCAGGGGTGGGTTCTGCCCGAAGGATCGTCGGCAGGCGGAGGGGTTGGTCGAGCTTCATCGTGAGATGGAGGTTGGGTATTGCAAGCTGGTGACCGTGAGCACGGACAATCTAGCTGAGACGAACGAGGCCCGTGCCGGCATTGGTGCGCATTGGACGTTTTTGTCGGATGCGGGACGCGTGATCCAGAAGGATCTCGACATCGCCGAATATACGGACACTATGCATAATCCAATGATCCCGTACACTATCGTTCTTGAGCCGGGGCTTGTGGTGTCTAAGATCTACAACGGCTATTGGTATTTTGGTCGCCCGACACTTGAGGAGCTGCGTCAGGATCTGCGAGCTGTTTTGAAGAAGTGCCGGCCAGACTGGGATATCACGGATGCTGCGCACAAGGCAGCGTGGCAGCGGGGTGAGAAGGATGGTTTTTACCCCTACGGCAAGAGCTATGCCGCGGTGTTTGGAGAGCAGGATTAG